The DNA window AATAAGAAGTGcttaatctcaataatattgaCATTAATGGATCGCCTGGTACTGACACTAAAATTATACATAGTTAGAAATAAacttttttaaattgtattagcAACTGCCATTAATAGTGAATCCACTGTCATATTTAATCAACTTTCCTGTCCCTCTTTTCATCATTTCATTCAGGATGAGAAAACTCCCTCAAGTCTTTCACATCCTCCTCTGTAATTTCCTGATACCAGATTTAGAAACATCATGATACCATCTTAAGTGATCATTAGCAATGTGAATCaatcaacgtgtgtgtgtatgtctgtgtccaTAGGCCTGTATGATAGACGCTCAGTGTGGTGGAGGGAGTTGTTGTGCCGTTAGTCTGTGGATCCGGAGCCTGCGTATGTGTGCTCCCATGGGACAGGAGGGGGACATATGTCACCCCATGAGTCACAAGGTGGGTCTGTTATCTGCACAGTAAGTCCTTCATGACTGCATTCTTTCTGAGAGCTTATAAGTCTCTCTCAGCTATTCCATACAAACATGGGGATGTGGGGAGTTCTCAGTCTGTATGTGTCTATTTAAGACTGTTGGTCTTCATTTTCAGGTTCCATACTTTGGCAAAAGAGTACATCATACCTGTCCTTGTCTGCCTTATCTAGCATGCATTACAACAGCGGAGGGTAAATCCAGATGTCTTTCACCATACCTGTACCAAGATGTATTAATACCTCTGAGCAGAATCAACTCTGCAGATACATTTTGATGATTCTGTTGTAAAGCTTAGCAGGGCAGTgctgtttgttttacataaCTTATTTAataaagtgtttttttgttggacTTTGGCATTTTCTTCATTTTAAAATCATAACCATAACTACATTCTTACAGTAATAAGAATATAATGAGCAATGTAGTGTCCATTCACTTCATAATTTTTACATTAAATGAACAGTTGGATCGTCGCCTTTTTATACATTTTCTCATGCAATGTTGATGTTTGCTGTGTATAAGAATAACAGCTAGTGCGTAGAATAATATAATTTAAAGTACTGCTGCACTTGTTAGTATATAGTATATTGTGTGTTTTCCATGGACTGTATATGATCATTTCCATGTAATCCATAAAGGGTTTTCCTAGATGTTCTGTAGCAAACTGTTCTGTTTCCATTGTGTTACAGACAGTGGGTCAAAGAGTGCCACACTACAACCCTAAGTTTTTATTTGTCTAGGTTTTTAACTTAcataacaaaatatatataatatataaaacTATTAACAATTCTGAACATAGCTTCTGACATAAGCTGACCAACTAGCTCATCAGTTAGTATCTAACAAAGAACTGTGCTTGAACTGAACATAAAAAGGAAAAGTCAGGACAAAGAACACAGATCTCCATTCTTCTATAGGTTTAGACATCAAGCTGAAAGGACATTTTTACTACTACTGGCTATTCCAGTAGAGCTTTCCCTACAACATGAGGAAGCAGGTCTCCAGAAGCAGGACacttgaaaataattcattgtcAGGCTATATTTTATGGCAAATGTATCCAAAGATTAAAGCTAAAATTAGATTTATCCAATGGGTAAGGGGGACCAATGTTCATTGACTCACATTAATCTCATACTTTATTAATAAGGATCTGTTCTATATAACTCTGGTTAGATTCCAGACATAGCATGTATAAAGCACAGGCTCTCAACGGGAGGACCTCGGCCCCAAAGAATGTTGGCACACTCACACTGACATCAtacaatgaatacaaaaatgCATTTTTAAACTTGATAAAACTTATGGTAATGGTCATTTAAGTGGTGTAACAAGGAAACCATGCAGTTGCTACATCAAGAAACTGGAAGCATCTGATGAAGAACTCAGAAGATCCTACTGTCTGTATGGAAACAAGCGACAAGTGACTCCTaatttaaaaatgttttgttgatATCAGTAGGATAGTTTGGACAACATTGGAAACAGGCTTCATCAATATAGATGTTAGGTGGGCTCCGCAACCATGTATATCTAACTACACTATCATAACAGAATCAACAACATAATGACTCAGGCTGCCACGACTTTGCCGAACAAAGGAATGTGAATAAGAAGCGTAAACATTGGATTTGGGTATTGATACCTCTACAAACATGGAGAATTGTCAATAATGACCCATAATATAATGTCAGGATTAAAACAAATATGCATCAACaatttcttatttatttattcagaaATACAAACAATGCAAATATCTCTTTGTAGCACTGACTCTTTGCTTTATATTGAGAATACAAAATCAGGTATATTTTACAGGGAATGTGCAAGGGGCCCAATCAACATTAAAATTTATGATGAATATGTACTTGCAAACAGATGAGATCATTGATAATTTGAAACAATTCTAAAATTGTAAAGGCCTATACAACATATTCGGTTAAAAAAGGTTCTGAAAATAGCAACAAAAAGCTTTACAGAATGTACAACGTTCTCACAAATTAACGGGACGAAATGGGCTACTAGTACGACTCAGTATGCTAAATTGGTATAATAACTGAAGAATTGCAACTTTTGCACTTGGTGCATGtggaaaatacaaaatgtgGCCTTAAGATTGTGTAACCAGGCAAAGAAAATTGTTCTTATTAGTTTTCTGAAAACGAAACGTTCAGATGACACAGTATGGCTCCATTGGGGTTTGTGTGCGCAAACAGCACGGCAAACAGGCTCTGAGACGCATTCGCAGTTCCTTATTGAATATGAAACATAATACAGGATTTGCCCCTGCTTGAACGAACGTCATCCACACCGCAGCAGTCAGGTAGACCTGTGGGATTGTGGCACTTTTGACGAATACTCGAAGGTAGCAAGCAATGATGTAAGGGGCCCAGAGGATCAAGAACGCCAGTGTAATCATGTAATACATCTTTCCTATGCGTTTCTCCATCTTAAATTCATCTAGTACCAACAGCCTTCTATTTCCATTATGCGAGGCCTGTCTGATGCCCACCAACGTTGGTGGGGTGGGACCACGTCCAAATCCTGCAATCCAATTGGCAGCTGCTTGACCAGTCGCACCTGGCCCATGGAATGTCCAGTTTTGGCTTATTGCTGGGACCAGCTGAGCGGGTTTCATTTTGCGATGATCGTAAACGAAACAAAGCATCTTTATGTAAACAACGTGTGTTGTGCCCACGATGACTGCCAGCATCAACATGAAGCCCAGGGTGTCGTTGGCTTTCACATATCGGTGTTCGAAAATACACTGCTCCTCCTCACGGATGAATTTGTATGTGCCAACGTCAAAAACCGGAGGGAAAGCCATTGCAACCGAAAGGGTCCAAACCATGCAAATAACAGCCACACATGTCCATAAAGTCATTCGTTTGGAATAAAACCTGTGGTGTGCTATTGCCATGTATCGGGTGACACTGACGCAGAAAAGCAGAAACGCAACATGGAAACAAAAAAGAACGGACATGAAAGCAATGATCTTGCATTCTATAATACTGTATGACCAAGTGGAACCATTGTTGATAGATATCATCACAAATGGAAAACACACTGAAGAGCGTATTACATCTGCAAAGCACAAATCAAGAAGAAAATAATACGGAGCCTTGTGAAGGGAGCTGTCTTGCAGCACCAGTAGGGACAGCGCCACATTGCCTACAAGACTGATGCAAATGATGAGACCGAGCGAGGCCAGTTTCACCGCAGAGGCGGTGATGGCATAATTATGTAGCGAAGGGTTGCTTTCCCCAAACTCACTTGTATTTGCCATCTATGCAACCAAGCTATAGTCATAGGAGCGTTAATTCTGTATGTGCACATCAAGTGCACCTGATTTCTACAGTCGAAGTTTCAACGACGAATGGAAATTGACCAGATTAACATATGATGCATATTTGTTTATAACTACCTCCGGGTGAATAGCATTAAGTCTGGTAGAACCTACGTTCATTAGGCTATCCCCAGTGATATGAAACGGGAGTTAAGCGACGGAGATTTACCGTGGAAATTAATGCAATAAGGTCACCGTTTAACATTTCGTTTCTTGTTATCCGTGATTTCTCAAGTCCATTTCGAATAAGCAGTGAATTACACCCCTTGTCCGTAGTTCCATTTTCTTTTGTAAAATACACTGTTCAGCCAAAAAATCTCTAATAGGCTACATCCGTTTAAAAGTCAGACATTTTAAACACATATCTCCATTTCCACTGATGGCGAAGGTTCTCGTTCGTCTTGAGgaagaaataaaaataagacGGAGGACAGGCCGTCATGACTACTTCAGCACGCAATTAATGTAGGGTAGACTGTATAACCCGCTCAGACGAGGGGTGGTCTGAGGCATGGCGCATGAATACATCCAACCATACCCAATGACCCGTAAAAACAATGGTTACTtagaaaaacacacataatACTGTAGACTATAATAGAGCAACAGTATTAAGTAGCCTAATCTCAGAATCTGAGCACTGATATAATACATGTCCTCACGTTCAGCACCGGTTGTCCTCGAGCGCGTTGAAGCCTTGCTTGTGATATTCGAAGGGTTTGTACGTTCATGAAATACTGTACAGCAGGAGTAGTTTCAGTTTGTGCTCAAGCCCAAATGTGATATTATAGGCTACTAAATGGATCAGCTTTAAAGGTACAGTCACGCGTTATTTTAAAATATGCCAAATAGGTCAAATAGGCCTCTCCTGATTTCTGAGCTGTTTCATGATGTGGGGTCATCATTACTCCACTAGCCTATCAGATAAAGTTTTATGTAAGATGACCACCCCGAATTAAAACTTTACAaccaaagtctttgtaaatttTACCCCGGTGGATCTCATCCCTACACCAACACAACCTTCAAAATGTACCAGTTTTAAGTCACTGTATTCTTTGTTTTATGTTTCTTTTTTGGTATTTGTTCTTTTCGTGAGTCCCTATGGCTGTGATTATCCTGTGTAATCAAGGCACTCTTGAAATAGACACATTGGTcacattagattttttttatatgaACATTATTAATATAGGCTAT is part of the Hypomesus transpacificus isolate Combined female chromosome 9, fHypTra1, whole genome shotgun sequence genome and encodes:
- the prok2 gene encoding prokineticin-2, whose amino-acid sequence is MRSIFSLLFCLLLVSNGSSAVITGACMIDAQCGGGSCCAVSLWIRSLRMCAPMGQEGDICHPMSHKVPYFGKRVHHTCPCLPYLACITTAEGKSRCLSPYLYQDVLIPLSRINSADTF
- the gpr27 gene encoding probable G-protein coupled receptor 27, whose translation is MANTSEFGESNPSLHNYAITASAVKLASLGLIICISLVGNVALSLLVLQDSSLHKAPYYFLLDLCFADVIRSSVCFPFVMISINNGSTWSYSIIECKIIAFMSVLFCFHVAFLLFCVSVTRYMAIAHHRFYSKRMTLWTCVAVICMVWTLSVAMAFPPVFDVGTYKFIREEEQCIFEHRYVKANDTLGFMLMLAVIVGTTHVVYIKMLCFVYDHRKMKPAQLVPAISQNWTFHGPGATGQAAANWIAGFGRGPTPPTLVGIRQASHNGNRRLLVLDEFKMEKRIGKMYYMITLAFLILWAPYIIACYLRVFVKSATIPQVYLTAAVWMTFVQAGANPVLCFIFNKELRMRLRACLPCCLRTQTPMEPYCVI